Proteins encoded by one window of Desulfurellaceae bacterium:
- a CDS encoding FAD-dependent monooxygenase, which produces MTYDVAIVGTGPAGTATALSLLKAEPQLRGNILLLDKARHPRDKICAGGLIPHTLNCLDELDVPLSIPHVTVDRAFVRVPPERQVVCEDGGLCSIVRRNEFDFLLVRAAEERGAEVRQAEKLIDVVREPDSVRLVTDKQTYRTRVLVGADGSGSRVRQRLVGAPPLPLGRAVMCDVPVADTNWDGFGRQRYDFNFLPVPHGLPGYLWAFPCLIAGVPHV; this is translated from the coding sequence GTGACCTACGATGTCGCGATCGTCGGGACCGGGCCGGCCGGGACGGCCACGGCCCTGTCTCTGCTGAAGGCCGAGCCGCAGCTGCGGGGCAATATCCTGCTGCTCGACAAGGCCCGCCATCCCCGCGACAAGATCTGCGCCGGCGGGCTCATTCCGCATACCCTCAACTGTCTCGATGAGCTTGATGTCCCGCTCAGCATCCCCCATGTGACGGTTGACCGGGCGTTTGTTCGGGTGCCGCCCGAGCGGCAGGTGGTGTGCGAGGACGGCGGCCTGTGTTCGATTGTCCGGCGCAACGAATTTGACTTCTTGCTGGTCCGCGCCGCCGAGGAGCGGGGAGCCGAGGTCCGCCAGGCCGAGAAGCTGATCGATGTGGTGCGAGAGCCGGACAGCGTCCGCCTTGTCACTGATAAGCAGACCTACCGGACCCGGGTTCTTGTCGGGGCGGACGGTTCGGGCAGTCGGGTGCGCCAGCGACTCGTCGGCGCACCGCCCCTGCCGCTCGGCAGGGCGGTGATGTGTGACGTGCCGGTGGCCGACACCAACTGGGACGGGTTTGGCCGGCAGCGCTACGATTTTAACTTTTTGCCCGTTCCCCACGGCTTGCCGGGCTATCTGTGGGCCTTTCCGTGTCTCATCGCTGGGGTGCCGCACGTGAA
- a CDS encoding cobalamin B12-binding domain-containing protein — MSDKNVLRILVAKAGLDGHDRGAKIIARALRDAGFEVIYTGLHQTPEMIAEAAVQEDVDAIGLSILSGAHMTLFPAIMKALDERGAEDIAVFGGGIVPDDDIPQLKQAGVKEIFTPGASTQTIVDWIHEYVEPRAGVV, encoded by the coding sequence GTGTCCGACAAGAACGTGTTACGCATTCTGGTGGCCAAAGCTGGCTTGGACGGCCACGATAGAGGGGCCAAGATTATTGCCCGCGCCCTGCGCGACGCGGGTTTTGAGGTGATTTACACCGGCCTCCATCAGACGCCGGAGATGATCGCCGAGGCTGCCGTCCAGGAAGACGTGGACGCCATCGGGCTGAGCATTCTGTCCGGGGCGCACATGACGCTCTTTCCGGCCATCATGAAAGCGCTCGACGAGCGCGGGGCTGAGGACATCGCGGTCTTTGGCGGCGGGATCGTGCCCGATGACGATATCCCTCAGCTCAAACAGGCCGGGGTCAAAGAGATCTTCACGCCTGGGGCGAGTACCCAGACCATTGTCGACTGGATTCACGAGTACGTGGAACCGCGGGCCGGGGTGGTCTGA
- a CDS encoding methylmalonyl-CoA mutase family protein — protein sequence MNKHEWLTQKYPRQGERLERFSTISDMEVAPLYTPEDKNGTDYERDIGLPGEYPYTRGVYPNMYRGKFWTMRQFAGFGTPEDTNRRFRLLLSEGQNGLSTAFDMPVLMGYDADSPRSLGEVGREGVSVSTLNDMKRLFDGIPLDQVTTSMTVNCTASIILAMYIAVADQQGVPREQLGGTIQNDMLKEYIAQKEWICPPEPAVRIVTDMIEFCAKQVPRWHAVSISGYHIREAGSTAVQELAFTLADGIGYVQAALERGLDVDEFAPRLSFFFDLHNDFFEEIAKLRAARRMWAKIMKERFGAKQPKSLLLRTHCQTAGVSLTAQQPMNNVVRVAVQALAGVLGGTQSLHTNSMDETLALPTEQAVMVALRTQQIIAEESGVTNTIDPLGGSWAIEALTDRIEQDAFAYIDRIDELGGIINAINTGYPQKEIADSAYRYQQQLDAEEKIIVGVNKYQVPPEERPLELLKIEPEVERSQIERVKKIKAERNQTAVSEHLGRVHAAARNGTNLMPPLIEAVKASCTLGEISDVYRDVFGVYRDPAWL from the coding sequence ATGAACAAACACGAATGGCTGACCCAGAAGTATCCCAGGCAGGGCGAACGGCTGGAACGTTTTTCGACCATCTCCGATATGGAGGTCGCGCCGCTGTACACCCCCGAAGACAAGAACGGGACGGACTATGAGCGGGACATCGGCCTGCCGGGCGAATACCCGTATACCCGTGGGGTGTACCCGAATATGTACCGCGGCAAGTTCTGGACCATGCGCCAGTTTGCCGGTTTCGGGACGCCCGAGGATACCAACCGGCGCTTTCGGCTGCTGCTGTCGGAGGGCCAGAACGGTCTGTCCACGGCCTTTGATATGCCGGTTCTGATGGGCTACGACGCCGACAGTCCCCGCTCACTGGGCGAGGTCGGCCGCGAGGGCGTGTCGGTCTCGACCCTGAACGATATGAAACGTCTGTTCGACGGGATTCCGCTCGATCAGGTGACCACCTCGATGACGGTCAACTGTACGGCCAGCATCATCCTGGCCATGTATATCGCGGTGGCCGACCAGCAGGGCGTGCCGCGCGAGCAGCTGGGGGGGACGATCCAGAACGATATGCTCAAGGAGTATATCGCCCAGAAAGAGTGGATCTGTCCGCCTGAGCCGGCGGTGCGGATTGTGACTGATATGATCGAATTCTGCGCCAAACAGGTGCCGCGCTGGCACGCGGTGTCGATCTCCGGCTACCACATTCGTGAGGCCGGCTCGACCGCGGTCCAGGAACTGGCCTTTACCCTGGCCGACGGCATCGGCTATGTGCAGGCAGCTCTGGAGCGCGGCCTGGACGTTGATGAGTTCGCGCCCCGGCTGTCTTTCTTCTTTGACCTCCATAATGACTTCTTTGAGGAAATCGCCAAGCTGCGGGCGGCCCGGCGCATGTGGGCCAAGATCATGAAGGAACGCTTTGGCGCCAAGCAGCCCAAATCGCTGCTGCTGCGCACCCACTGCCAGACGGCCGGGGTGAGCCTGACCGCCCAGCAGCCGATGAATAATGTCGTCCGGGTGGCCGTCCAGGCCCTGGCCGGGGTGTTGGGCGGCACCCAGTCGCTGCACACCAACTCGATGGACGAAACCCTGGCCCTGCCGACCGAGCAGGCGGTGATGGTTGCTCTGCGAACCCAGCAGATCATTGCCGAAGAGAGTGGGGTGACCAACACGATTGATCCCCTGGGCGGCAGCTGGGCGATTGAGGCCCTGACCGACCGCATCGAACAAGACGCCTTCGCCTATATTGATCGGATTGATGAGTTGGGCGGGATCATCAACGCCATCAATACCGGCTATCCGCAGAAGGAGATCGCCGACTCGGCCTACCGCTACCAGCAGCAGCTCGACGCCGAGGAGAAGATCATCGTCGGCGTCAACAAGTATCAGGTCCCGCCCGAGGAACGCCCGCTCGAGCTTCTCAAAATCGAGCCCGAGGTGGAGCGCAGCCAGATTGAGCGGGTCAAAAAGATCAAGGCCGAACGTAACCAGACTGCGGTCAGCGAACATCTGGGCCGGGTGCATGCCGCAGCCCGCAATGGCACCAATCTGATGCCGCCGCTGATTGAGGCGGTCAAAGCCTCGTGTACCCTGGGCGAAATCTCGGATGTCTACCGTGATGTGTTTGGGGTCTACCGCGACCCGGCTTGGTTGTAA
- a CDS encoding enoyl-CoA hydratase/isomerase family protein, whose protein sequence is MAYENIVFEQDGAVGILTVNRPKSLNALNPATVQEIAACLEQVRPDASIRCLIITGAGERAFVAGADISAMVEMSPLEGKAFASSGLNVGRTLEELPIPVIAAVNGFALGGGTELALACDLILAADTAKFGQPEINLGVIPGFGGTQRLARRIGLPLARELIYTGDMIDAETALRYGIANRVVPLADLLTEAKALAQKIATKPPIAIRQAKAAINSGIDMDIANASRFEAEAFAMTFATEDKREGMAAFLEKRAAKFTGK, encoded by the coding sequence ATGGCCTATGAGAATATTGTGTTTGAACAGGACGGCGCGGTCGGCATCCTGACCGTCAATCGGCCCAAAAGCCTGAACGCGCTCAACCCGGCCACCGTGCAGGAAATTGCGGCCTGCCTCGAACAGGTGCGCCCCGACGCCTCGATTCGCTGCCTGATTATCACCGGCGCGGGCGAGCGGGCGTTTGTGGCCGGGGCCGACATTTCGGCCATGGTTGAGATGTCGCCGCTCGAAGGCAAAGCGTTTGCGAGTAGTGGCCTGAATGTCGGTCGAACTCTCGAAGAACTGCCCATCCCGGTGATTGCCGCAGTCAACGGCTTTGCCCTGGGCGGCGGAACCGAGCTGGCCCTGGCCTGCGATCTGATTCTTGCTGCGGACACGGCCAAGTTCGGGCAGCCCGAGATCAACCTGGGGGTGATTCCGGGCTTTGGCGGCACCCAGCGCCTGGCCCGCCGGATCGGTCTGCCGCTGGCCCGCGAGCTGATCTACACCGGCGATATGATCGACGCCGAGACCGCGCTGCGCTACGGCATCGCCAACCGCGTTGTGCCCCTGGCCGATCTGCTGACCGAGGCCAAAGCCCTGGCCCAAAAAATTGCGACCAAGCCACCGATCGCCATTCGTCAGGCCAAGGCCGCGATCAATTCGGGGATCGACATGGACATCGCCAACGCCAGCCGATTCGAGGCCGAGGCGTTTGCCATGACCTTTGCGACCGAGGACAAGCGGGAAGGCATGGCCGCCTTTCTGGAAAAGCGCGCGGCCAAGTTCACGGGCAAGTGA
- the glpX gene encoding class II fructose-bisphosphatase, with protein MERNLALEMVRLTEAAALASARLMGRGDEVEADYAAAEAMHSLFSVIECDGQIVIGEGEEEAIPMLYVGEKLGNGSGPPIELALDALEGATSCATGSSDAISVIAAAEPGGFLRCPPNCHMDKIAVGPEGQGEIDLDKPVEDNLLAVAKAKGVPVSNLTVVVLDRPRNEALIGELRRLGTRVKLIGDGDLSAALATTHEPAGVDLLMGIGGAAQGVLAAAALRCIGGEIQGRFRPRNEDEAKQLHDLDIYDFRKKYGTEELAGGNVMFAATGVTTGGYLTGVRFYSGGAMTNSVVVRSETRTLRLLETFHHFEQHPEY; from the coding sequence ATGGAACGCAACCTCGCCCTCGAAATGGTCCGGCTCACCGAAGCTGCGGCCCTGGCGTCGGCCCGACTGATGGGCCGGGGAGACGAAGTTGAGGCCGATTATGCTGCGGCCGAAGCCATGCACAGCCTGTTTTCGGTTATTGAGTGCGACGGCCAGATCGTCATCGGCGAGGGTGAGGAAGAGGCGATTCCCATGCTGTACGTTGGCGAGAAGCTGGGCAACGGCTCCGGGCCGCCTATTGAGCTGGCGCTCGACGCCCTGGAGGGCGCGACCTCGTGTGCGACCGGTTCGTCGGACGCCATCTCGGTCATCGCGGCCGCCGAGCCGGGCGGCTTTCTGCGCTGCCCGCCCAACTGTCACATGGACAAGATTGCGGTCGGGCCGGAGGGCCAGGGCGAGATCGATCTGGACAAGCCGGTTGAAGACAACCTGTTGGCGGTGGCCAAGGCCAAGGGGGTACCCGTCTCCAACCTGACGGTGGTCGTGCTGGATCGCCCCCGCAACGAAGCTCTGATCGGCGAGCTGCGCCGGCTCGGCACCCGGGTCAAACTGATCGGCGATGGCGACCTGTCGGCCGCCCTGGCCACCACCCACGAACCGGCCGGAGTCGATTTGCTGATGGGCATTGGCGGGGCAGCCCAGGGCGTGTTGGCTGCGGCCGCGCTGCGCTGTATTGGCGGCGAAATCCAGGGGCGTTTTCGGCCCCGCAATGAGGACGAGGCCAAGCAGCTGCACGATCTGGATATCTATGACTTTCGCAAGAAGTATGGCACCGAAGAGCTGGCCGGAGGGAATGTCATGTTTGCCGCTACCGGGGTGACGACCGGTGGCTATCTGACCGGTGTGCGCTTCTACAGCGGGGGGGCGATGACCAATTCGGTCGTAGTGCGGTCTGAGACCCGAACCCTGCGGCTGCTGGAAACCTTTCACCACTTTGAGCAACACCCGGAGTATTAA
- a CDS encoding cofactor-independent phosphoglycerate mutase gives MKYVVLQGDGMADWPVPELGHKTPLEYAHTPNMDRIAARGRLGLTHTIPDGYPPGSDVGTMSLLGFDPRDYHTGRSPIEAASMGVELGPTDIAFRCNLVSFATQADGREVMHDFTAGHIPSEEAAELIDALNAELGGAELRFYPGMSYRHLLVWHNGTEAMTTTPPHDITDKPLAGHFPHGQGAERLCALMEASREIFAEHPVNLRRREQGQTPASGIWLWGQGRRPAVPTLHEQFGLHGAVISAVDLVRGIGVLAGLEVILVPGATGFLDTNYLGKAEYGLEALRHKDFLFLHVEATDEAGHMGAADKKVQALEDFDHKVVGTILEGLGRFAEWRLLLMPDHATPVAIKTHSDDPVPFAVVSSREWQNAPPRDVAYNESSAKQTGLVVPQAWHIMPRFIRGQAIGADA, from the coding sequence ATGAAGTACGTCGTGCTGCAAGGTGATGGCATGGCCGATTGGCCGGTACCGGAGCTGGGTCATAAAACTCCCCTCGAGTATGCCCACACCCCCAATATGGACCGGATTGCGGCCCGCGGCAGGCTGGGGCTGACCCACACGATTCCCGACGGCTATCCGCCCGGCAGCGATGTGGGCACGATGAGTCTGCTCGGTTTTGACCCGCGCGACTATCACACCGGCCGCTCACCGATTGAGGCGGCCAGCATGGGGGTCGAGTTGGGGCCGACCGACATTGCCTTTCGGTGCAATCTGGTCAGCTTTGCCACCCAGGCCGACGGCCGCGAGGTGATGCACGATTTTACGGCCGGTCATATTCCGAGTGAAGAGGCGGCCGAGCTGATCGACGCGCTGAACGCTGAACTCGGCGGAGCCGAGCTGCGCTTTTACCCCGGGATGAGTTACCGGCACCTGCTGGTCTGGCACAACGGCACGGAAGCCATGACCACGACCCCGCCCCACGACATCACTGATAAGCCGCTCGCCGGCCATTTCCCCCACGGCCAGGGCGCCGAGCGGCTGTGCGCCTTGATGGAGGCCTCGCGCGAGATTTTTGCCGAGCATCCGGTCAACCTACGGCGGCGCGAGCAGGGCCAGACTCCGGCCTCCGGCATCTGGCTGTGGGGCCAGGGCCGACGGCCTGCGGTGCCCACCCTGCACGAACAGTTCGGGCTCCACGGCGCGGTCATCTCGGCCGTTGATCTGGTCCGCGGTATCGGCGTGCTGGCCGGCCTGGAGGTGATTCTGGTACCCGGCGCGACCGGTTTTCTGGACACCAACTATCTGGGCAAGGCCGAGTATGGCCTGGAGGCACTCAGGCACAAAGACTTCCTGTTTTTGCACGTCGAGGCCACCGACGAGGCCGGGCACATGGGCGCGGCCGACAAAAAGGTCCAGGCGCTTGAGGATTTTGACCACAAGGTTGTCGGCACCATCCTGGAAGGGCTCGGCCGCTTTGCCGAGTGGCGGCTGTTGCTGATGCCTGATCACGCGACCCCGGTCGCCATCAAGACCCACTCCGACGACCCGGTGCCGTTTGCCGTGGTGTCGTCGCGCGAGTGGCAAAACGCTCCCCCTCGGGACGTGGCCTACAACGAGTCGAGCGCCAAGCAGACCGGACTCGTCGTCCCCCAGGCCTGGCACATCATGCCCCGCTTCATCCGCGGCCAGGCCATTGGCGCGGATGCCTGA
- the thrC gene encoding threonine synthase: MADGAFAEPLAVSTPPPFRAWFGCASGCSGQWPLNQIMYYCPKCGSLLDVQHDLDALRTRPPEDWKRLFDDRYRRTTYPYGSGVWGKKEMVCPAVDNGNVVSTYEGGSNLFWAERLGHQIGLEDLWVKQCGTAHTGSFKDLGMTVLVSMVKQMIAEGTRIPAVACASTGDTSAALAAYCAAADIPAIVILPRNKVSTAQLIQPMANGALTLSLDTDFDGCMRVVRELCTRENIYLANSMNSLRLEGQKTISLEIVQQFDWEVPEVVIVPGGNLGNITAIGRGFLLLRDVGLIDRLPRLVCAQAARANPLYRSYVRGFESYRPVRAKKTLASAIQIGDPVSVHKAIKTLKAFESSIVEQATEEELADAAALADRTGLFNCPHTGVGLAVLLKLLKRGVITARERVIVISTAHGLKFTDFKRRYHEGKLRGVASRYANRPVELAADYEHARDAIFRALENSSH; this comes from the coding sequence ATGGCTGACGGCGCGTTTGCTGAACCTCTGGCTGTATCGACACCGCCCCCGTTTCGGGCCTGGTTTGGCTGCGCATCCGGCTGTAGCGGGCAGTGGCCGCTCAATCAGATCATGTATTACTGTCCCAAGTGTGGCAGTCTGCTCGATGTTCAGCACGATCTGGATGCGCTCAGAACCCGCCCGCCCGAGGACTGGAAACGGCTGTTTGATGATCGCTACCGACGGACCACCTACCCCTATGGCAGCGGGGTGTGGGGCAAGAAGGAGATGGTGTGCCCGGCGGTCGACAACGGCAATGTCGTGTCCACCTATGAGGGCGGCTCCAACCTGTTCTGGGCCGAGCGGCTGGGCCATCAGATCGGGCTCGAAGACCTGTGGGTCAAGCAGTGTGGGACCGCCCATACCGGATCGTTCAAGGACCTGGGCATGACCGTCCTGGTCTCCATGGTCAAGCAGATGATTGCCGAGGGGACGCGTATCCCGGCCGTGGCCTGCGCCTCGACCGGCGATACCTCGGCCGCCCTGGCCGCCTATTGTGCTGCGGCCGACATTCCGGCCATCGTTATTCTGCCCCGCAACAAGGTCTCGACCGCCCAGCTGATTCAACCCATGGCCAACGGTGCCCTGACCCTGTCCCTGGACACCGACTTTGACGGCTGTATGCGGGTCGTGCGCGAGCTGTGCACCAGGGAAAACATCTATCTGGCCAACTCCATGAACAGCCTGCGGCTGGAAGGCCAGAAGACGATTTCGCTGGAGATCGTCCAGCAGTTTGACTGGGAAGTGCCCGAGGTGGTGATCGTGCCGGGCGGCAATCTGGGCAATATCACGGCCATTGGTCGCGGATTTTTGCTCCTGCGGGATGTCGGCCTGATTGATCGGCTGCCGCGCCTGGTGTGCGCCCAGGCTGCCCGGGCCAATCCGCTGTACCGCAGCTATGTCCGGGGCTTTGAGTCGTACCGGCCGGTGCGGGCCAAAAAAACCCTGGCGTCGGCCATTCAGATCGGCGATCCGGTCAGCGTGCACAAGGCGATCAAGACCCTCAAGGCGTTTGAGAGCAGTATTGTCGAGCAGGCGACCGAAGAAGAGCTGGCCGACGCCGCAGCCCTGGCTGATCGGACCGGCCTGTTCAACTGCCCCCACACCGGGGTCGGACTGGCCGTCCTGCTCAAGCTGCTCAAGCGCGGCGTGATCACCGCCCGTGAGCGTGTCATTGTCATCTCGACCGCCCACGGGCTCAAATTCACCGATTTCAAGCGGCGCTACCACGAGGGCAAGCTGCGGGGCGTCGCCTCGCGCTACGCCAACCGGCCGGTCGAACTGGCGGCCGACTATGAACACGCCCGGGACGCGATTTTTCGTGCCCTGGAAAACAGTAGCCACTGA
- a CDS encoding homoserine dehydrogenase: MAAGELRLGLIGLGTVGSEVVRLLEQNADALARKRNCRLRLVHVASRSIHTKPHPDLSGARLSTDPWAVARDPEVELVVELIGGTEPARSLLLAALEAGKAVVTANKALLAVHGEEIFSAAEERGVPLGFEASVAGGIPILRTLRESLAADQNHALFGIVNGTCNYILTMMREQDAEFETALRSAQDEGLAEADPSFDIDGIDAAQKLTLLAMLAFGVRVPFDAVYTEGIRQLSQTDILFAREFGYEIKLLAIAKQEDGLVELRVHPTMVPQRSLLAGVGGAYNAIFVQGQALGSSLYFGRGAGGPPTAAAVVSDILDATRTCGLASARQLPGLGYAWKELRSAPIRPMDEVVSEYYVRFQVADRPGVLAAIAGRLAEQSISIASVIQRGRSNSDASVPLVIRTHAAGERNLKAALRQVNQLPVVEGQAVCVRIEENLG, from the coding sequence GTGGCAGCGGGTGAGCTGAGGCTGGGTCTCATCGGCCTGGGCACGGTGGGCAGCGAGGTTGTCCGCCTGCTGGAGCAGAACGCCGACGCTCTGGCCCGCAAACGGAACTGCCGCTTACGCCTCGTCCATGTGGCCAGCCGCAGCATTCATACCAAACCGCACCCCGACCTGAGCGGCGCCCGTCTGTCAACAGACCCTTGGGCGGTGGCCCGCGATCCCGAAGTCGAGCTGGTGGTTGAGCTGATCGGCGGCACCGAGCCGGCCCGCTCTCTGTTGCTGGCCGCTCTTGAGGCTGGCAAGGCGGTGGTGACCGCCAACAAGGCCCTGCTGGCCGTGCACGGTGAGGAGATTTTTTCGGCGGCCGAAGAACGTGGCGTGCCGCTCGGCTTTGAGGCCAGTGTGGCCGGCGGGATTCCCATTCTGCGCACCCTGCGCGAGAGTCTGGCGGCCGACCAGAATCACGCCCTGTTCGGGATTGTGAACGGCACCTGTAATTACATCCTGACCATGATGCGGGAGCAGGACGCCGAGTTTGAGACGGCCCTGCGCAGCGCGCAGGACGAGGGTCTGGCCGAGGCTGACCCCAGTTTCGACATTGACGGCATTGATGCAGCCCAGAAGCTGACCCTGCTGGCCATGCTGGCCTTTGGCGTGCGGGTGCCCTTTGACGCGGTCTACACCGAGGGTATCCGCCAGCTGAGCCAGACCGATATCCTGTTTGCCCGAGAATTCGGCTACGAGATCAAGCTGCTGGCGATTGCCAAGCAGGAGGACGGTCTGGTCGAGCTGCGCGTCCATCCGACTATGGTGCCCCAGCGCAGCCTGCTGGCCGGGGTGGGCGGCGCCTATAACGCGATTTTTGTCCAGGGCCAGGCCCTCGGTTCCTCATTGTATTTCGGCCGTGGGGCGGGTGGCCCGCCGACTGCGGCGGCGGTGGTCTCGGATATTCTGGACGCGACCCGGACCTGCGGCCTGGCCTCGGCCCGTCAACTGCCCGGCCTGGGCTATGCCTGGAAAGAGTTGCGCAGCGCGCCGATCCGCCCTATGGACGAGGTCGTGAGCGAGTACTATGTCCGCTTCCAGGTTGCCGACCGGCCGGGAGTGTTGGCCGCCATTGCCGGCAGGCTGGCCGAGCAGTCGATCAGCATCGCTTCGGTCATTCAGCGCGGGCGCAGCAATAGTGACGCGTCTGTCCCCCTGGTCATCCGTACCCATGCTGCGGGTGAGCGCAACCTCAAAGCCGCCCTCCGGCAGGTGAACCAGCTGCCGGTCGTCGAGGGCCAGGCGGTGTGCGTCCGCATTGAAGAAAATCTCGGCTAG
- a CDS encoding aminotransferase class I/II-fold pyridoxal phosphate-dependent enzyme has translation MEFPRIKRLPPYLFATLDKMKMEARWAGEDIIDFGMGNPDQASPRHVVDKLVEAANKSQNHRYSSSRGIYKLRAAICDWYRRRFDVELDPDSEAVVTIGSKEGLSHLALAILGPGEVAICPSPTYPIHQYSIVMANADLRVVPLMPGQDFFASLQETVRQCWPKPKMLLINFPHNPTTTVVELEFFERVVDFARDNDLFVVHDFAYADLFFDGYRPPSFLQVPGAKDIGVEFFTLSKSYNMPGWRVGFACGNPEALTALSRLKSYFDYGIFQPIQIAAIHALNGPQDCVEEIRQRYLVRRDVLIDGLERLGWHIPKPRGTMFVWAPVPEPFREMGSMDFAKFLLTEAKVSVSPGIGFGPYGDDFVRFALIENEQRTRQAIRGIRRAFGGADKRAVNDANVGSAWQRVS, from the coding sequence ATGGAATTTCCCCGCATCAAACGACTGCCGCCCTACCTGTTCGCCACCCTCGACAAGATGAAGATGGAGGCCCGCTGGGCCGGCGAGGATATTATTGATTTTGGCATGGGTAATCCAGACCAGGCCTCCCCTCGGCACGTGGTCGATAAACTGGTCGAGGCGGCCAACAAATCCCAGAATCACCGCTACTCCAGCTCACGCGGCATCTATAAACTGCGCGCGGCGATTTGTGACTGGTATCGGCGTCGCTTCGATGTTGAGCTCGATCCAGACTCCGAAGCGGTGGTGACCATCGGCTCAAAAGAGGGGCTGTCACACCTCGCCCTGGCCATCCTGGGGCCGGGTGAGGTCGCCATCTGTCCCAGCCCGACCTATCCCATCCACCAGTACTCGATTGTGATGGCCAACGCCGACCTGCGGGTCGTGCCGCTGATGCCCGGCCAGGACTTCTTCGCCTCGCTGCAGGAAACCGTACGTCAGTGCTGGCCGAAACCCAAGATGCTGTTGATCAACTTTCCCCATAATCCGACCACGACGGTCGTCGAACTGGAGTTCTTTGAGCGCGTGGTCGATTTTGCGCGGGACAATGATCTGTTTGTGGTCCACGATTTTGCCTACGCCGACCTGTTTTTTGACGGCTACCGCCCGCCGAGTTTTCTGCAGGTGCCGGGCGCAAAAGATATTGGGGTCGAGTTTTTCACCCTGTCCAAGTCGTACAATATGCCGGGCTGGCGGGTCGGCTTTGCCTGCGGCAACCCCGAAGCCCTGACCGCCCTCAGCCGCCTCAAGAGCTATTTTGACTACGGTATTTTCCAGCCCATACAGATTGCGGCCATTCACGCTCTGAACGGACCCCAGGACTGCGTCGAAGAGATTCGCCAGCGCTACCTGGTGCGGCGCGATGTGCTGATCGACGGCCTGGAACGGCTGGGCTGGCATATCCCCAAGCCCCGGGGCACGATGTTTGTCTGGGCTCCGGTGCCCGAGCCGTTTCGGGAAATGGGCTCCATGGACTTCGCCAAGTTCCTGCTGACCGAGGCCAAGGTGTCGGTCTCGCCGGGAATCGGTTTTGGCCCGTATGGGGATGACTTTGTCCGCTTCGCCCTGATTGAGAATGAGCAGCGTACCCGCCAGGCTATCCGGGGCATCCGCCGGGCCTTTGGCGGGGCGGACAAGCGTGCCGTCAACGACGCAAACGTGGGGTCGGCGTGGCAGCGGGTGAGCTGA
- the rsmI gene encoding 16S rRNA (cytidine(1402)-2'-O)-methyltransferase, producing MAPPSEATEPGRLYVVATPIGNLEDITLRALRVLKEVDLIAAEDTRRTRRLLVHYNISTPLTSYYDQIERKKAPALLDKLRAGQSIGLVSDAGTPGIADPGYRLVQGAWQAGVCVVPVPGPSMLTALLSIGGLPTDRCAFEGFLPAKQGQRRKALLRLQTETRTLVVFESPHRLAESLADMCDILGDRPAVIGRELTKRFEEVLRGRLSELQTRLHGRPIKGEVALLVAGCDEQQTPLDALALGHHIDQLAAEGLALKDIARILSQRHGLSRREVYALGVRMKKAENRAGEAS from the coding sequence ATGGCCCCCCCGAGCGAGGCGACTGAGCCGGGCAGGCTGTACGTGGTGGCCACCCCGATTGGCAACCTCGAAGATATCACTCTGCGCGCGCTGCGCGTCCTCAAAGAGGTTGACCTGATTGCGGCTGAGGATACCCGCCGCACCCGCCGGCTGCTGGTCCACTACAATATCAGCACTCCGCTGACCAGCTATTACGACCAGATCGAACGCAAAAAAGCGCCGGCTCTGCTCGACAAGCTGCGGGCCGGCCAGTCAATCGGCCTGGTCAGCGACGCGGGCACGCCCGGTATTGCCGACCCCGGCTACCGCCTGGTGCAGGGCGCCTGGCAGGCCGGCGTGTGCGTCGTGCCCGTCCCCGGCCCGTCCATGCTGACCGCCCTGCTGAGCATCGGTGGGCTGCCCACCGACCGGTGCGCCTTCGAGGGCTTCCTGCCGGCCAAACAGGGCCAGCGTCGTAAAGCCCTGCTGCGTTTGCAGACCGAGACCCGCACCCTGGTGGTGTTTGAATCCCCCCACCGTCTGGCCGAAAGCCTGGCCGACATGTGTGACATCCTGGGTGACCGTCCGGCAGTCATCGGCCGTGAGCTGACCAAGCGCTTTGAAGAGGTGTTGCGCGGTCGGCTGAGCGAGCTGCAAACGCGCCTGCACGGGCGGCCCATTAAGGGCGAGGTGGCGCTCCTGGTCGCCGGCTGTGATGAACAACAGACGCCACTCGACGCTTTGGCCCTCGGCCACCACATCGACCAGCTTGCGGCCGAGGGCTTGGCGCTCAAAGACATTGCCCGGATTCTGAGCCAGCGGCACGGGCTGTCCAGGCGGGAGGTGTATGCGCTGGGCGTACGGATGAAAAAAGCCGAGAACCGGGCAGGGGAGGCGTCCTGA